gagagagaaaaagggatgaGGCTGCTGCCGATACTTTTCATTAGAGTGATGCATGTCTGTAGCTTGTTTTTGTCAGTCAATCACATATCCTCAGAGCAGCACTACAGTCATAGAACCACCATGTGTGGCAAATCAAATCCAAGTTTGACTTGATCCAAGTCACGTGCgccgactacaacaggtgtaaccacagtagacctgacagtgaaatgcttacttacaggcgctaaccaacagtgcaaaaaaggtattaggtgaacaaaagGTAAGAcaaaaacagtaaaaagacagttgaaaataacagtagcgaagctacatacagacaccggttagtcaagctgattgaggtagtatgtacatatggttaaagtgactatggagatatgataaacagagagtagcagtagcgtaaaagaggggttggcgggtggtggatGGCAGGGCACAAAGCAggtagcccggttagccaatgtacGGGAGCATTGGTTGGTCAGGCCAATTGagttagtatgtacatgaatgtatagttaaagtgactatgcatatatgataaagagagagtagcagcagcgtaaaagaaggGTTGGaaggaggcacacaatgcaaatagtccgggtagccatttgatcaaGCTCGGAGGTTGAATAATCAACTGAAGAAGGAATTAAAATGATGTAATTAAAGGTTAAATGAGGACATGCTACAAAGaccaagagccaacaggtagACTGCTAGTTAATAATCTAAATGGAGGTGTTGTTATTTGTGACTGTAGGGCAGGGAGAAACCGCATGTACCCTCAATTGGCCTAGCTAGTTTAGCTAACTAGCTTCTCAAGGTTTGCTGCAGTCGTAATCATAATGGATGATAAATAATCTAGCTATGACAAGCTAGAAATTAGTCTACTAGTGCTTATCGGCTTGGTTGGttgccgtctctccctccctccttgcccgTGTCACTCgctcacagcacacacacacacaccgcaaggCCCCTCTGCCTGCTAGAGCGGCACCGCTCCTTCCCTCGCGCTTTATCAGCTCTGGTTAATAAAGTAACTTACAAATGAACTTTTCTACTGCTTCCCTTCCTGGGATCAGATCGGGTCTGGATCGAACCAGGTCAATACGAAACGGGTCTTGTTGTGCTCGGGTCCTTTCAGAACGGGTCTCtatatttaaaaatgtaattaactacagtaactgtTGGTATTTAATATTCCCACTGTACCGAAACCGAACCGTGCCTCCAAAACCACAACACGTACCGAACCATGAGTTTGGTGAACGAATACTCCCCTAGTGTGTACgtgtataaccccccccccatgtgTGGGTCTGCCCCCACCTGTGAGTGCTCTATTGACTCAGTGTGTTACCATCGACCATCCTGGGCAAAGCGtctctttcccctccttctcTGTGTGCAGATCAATAGAGACAGACTGGGCACAATGCCACAGAGACCGTAGTACgttcaggggaggagagagagaaccaggggaGGGGATGGTTGCCGCTCCCTACGGCCCAGCGAAGGATCACCTGATGCGGGTGAAGGCGTAGAGCAGGTAGGCGGCCGTGTTGCCCCGGTCATCCAGCATCTTGTCGAAGGAGAACACGTAGTCGTTGATGCGGTTGTGGGACAGGTCGGCATACTTGATGCAGCCGAACGCCACCGAGTGCTGGGCCTTGGTCAGCTCCTCTGTGCTCAGCACCTGAGTTAGACATGATTAGAGTTCCAGGCAATCAGGCATGTGTTTAGTCCACTGGCCATCTGACACAGATCACAACTTGTTTCTGTGTGTCACAGCGCATCTGGGACAGGTTGAAATACTGTACTGCTATGAGTCTGACCTTTCATTCATGCCTTAAACACCACATTCCCCACTGGACACAGTCTAATTCTTCCAACATCCACATCGAGTCCAATAGCCTGTTAGGTACGGACAGGCTCACACTTAGAGAGAGTGGGGATGTGTGTGGATTGTGTTctttagtatgtgtgtgtatagggtTTGTGTGCATTAGTGTGTTTTGAGCAGTGCGGGCAGGTGTATTTAAATGAGGTTGGGACAAGAAGGTGGCAGGGTTGGGCGTGTGGCCAGCCCCGTGGTGCCACTGATACCAACTACATAGTGCAGTAAGTGTACCCATGCCCTAACAAAACAAAGATCTCAGAATAGATCTAAATTGGCCCCATCCGCCATCATTTGCTAAATTGATTACGCCCCAGGGAGCAGGACGCATACTTAGTATACATACGCATACATACGCATACTTAGTTTTCTGCATAATTTAATGCACCATGTGTAACTTTCATTATCCTTGACAATTATAGGCTTAGCAAAACCCTGATTCAGAACACCTCCTCTTGCGTCATAGACTGAAAGAAAAGAAGAGGCGGCTGCAGTTGGCACGCAGGCAGACAGCTATGCCAGGTGGAAGCAGCGTGCGTTTCTGCCATTTGGAACATAAAGACTAGATAGAGACATCGTTCAGGCTGTAGAGATGTGTTTTACACTCTactcacaatgtgtgtgtgtcctgcaggATTTATTTGGATTATTAAGGCCTTGAAGAAGAGTTGACTAATAGAATCAGGAGGCTACTAGGATGAAACACATGGCAACACAGTATTGATGGAAACACAGGCAGCATCTCTCTCAccttgtctctgtctttctccttgaGTTTGTCCATGGACCTCTTCAGGCCTTCGTCCAGCAGGTCCATTAGCCTCACCGTGTCCCCAGACCGAGTCTTAAACTTCTTCCTGAAGAGACAGACGGAAGGACAATACTCACTCAACACTTCAGGAACTCTTCCATTCCTTCACCATTAATTGAACATAACTGGATCTGTGAAAAAAATGGTGGTCTTACGTCGCTCTATCCAATCATGTTCAATGAGTAAAATCATGTTCAATTAATTATTATTAGAAACGATGTGTGCTATTCCACTTTCTAGTATTTGACTGAGTGAACAGTGTTTGAACAGGGCTTCAGCTCCCTCTCAGCCCAACAGTGGAGTACCAGGCTCTAACCACAAACCACCACTTAGCTTGCGCCTCTCACCACCCCTCCAGCCTCTTACGACCAACACAAACCATTCTGACTGTGTTTGATGCTTTATTAATGCACGGGGTGATATTGTCTGCTCGGTAACGAGACTCATAGTAGTCATACACACAACTAGATGATGTGTGACTAATGGGCCAATAGAGCAAATGAATGGACAAATAAAACCTAAGAGTGCTAATTCAATATGATGATAGGCTGACGTAGCAGGTGGGTCGGTGGTCTCTTGAATGGCCCAACACAGTATACAGCGCTATGAATGCTTAATTAGGCATGTGTCTGTTGCCATCACGTGATTGTTGGCGTATGTGAATCTGGAGCATTAgacaccaaatggaagaaaacgtACTAAAACAGGAGGGGCTCATttgacttgtccaataagaagcaCTCATTTTAGTTTTCTGTaaacttttgtttgtttttgagcGCTAATGAATAGGACCCTGGATAAAAAATTAAGTAATTTGTAGACACTCACTTATCCTCTCCCAGCACCACTCCAAAGCCAGCATGCTCCACTCGTGTCACCTTGGGGTCGTACCAGCCAATCATCTGAGCCGCTGCAAACACCACCTGGAAGTGGGTGCCCTGTAATGAAAAAAATCACACATACGCATAATTAACTAGTCATGAATTGGACACAGGTTAAATGTTTAGACCGAGTTTGACAGGCTAATAAGGATGGTTGCAAAACATTGCAAGTAAACATAATGACTTCACATGTACAATCCACTCCAGTAGAACAATTTACAGCCTAAAAATGAGTGAACACACAGACAAGCCAATCATTGTGGTGTTGAACTGCAATGAGAGGGCAGTACTCTGGAGTCCTCTGCTCATGCCCGTCTCTGACAGTATCTTACTTCTCTCTCCGGCTCAGAGAAACCAAGACACAGACAACTGACCCTGAGTGGATTACCTTTTCAGCAGGTGACACCGGTGGAGTCTCACAGCGAGGACCTCAGAGGCACAACagagctagcctggtcccagatctgtttgtactcTTGCCAACTCCAATGCTGTCATTGTAAAAGCCAAACATGTTTGGCATGACAGCAAAAAAAACAGACCAGCACTCAGGCAATAATATAGgcactctcctctgcctccctcaaACCCCTCCTCACCTGGCCGCTGTCCGTCACGTAGATGATGATGTCTGCCTTCTCGTCAAAGAGCCGCTGGCGCAGGGCGGCCAGGTCTGAAGTGTCGTATGTGTAGCCCCCGTCAGACTTCACCACCGTCAGGGGGATCTGTTGGCCCGGGGCAAACACTATCTTACGTCCCTCGTCCATCTCCACCaggcctggagagggagaaagagagaaagaaagaaaaataattGCTGAGTCAACAGTGCCCCCTTCTGGACACGTACACACTACAGCAAACACTGTACAGTACAGCAGGAGTCCCCAACTTTTTTCCCAGTTTAATTTGAGGGACCTTGGAAAATGTTGCTttgaagctaatttcctgcaattctacataatTTAGCAAGACTCAGGATATATTTTAGGTAGGCTATACATATTCTCTTTTAGGGCTCCCGAGAGgagcagcgatctaaggcactgcatctcagtgcaagaggcgtcactccAGTCCTTGGTTCGAATCTgtgctgtatcacatccggccgtgattgggagtcacatagggcggctcacaattggccggggtaggcctttattgcaaataagaatttgttctgacttgtctagttaaataaaaaaaataaaaaaatatttaaccttaAATACAGAAAGTGAATAGATCAATTGATAGCGACAGAGTCAGACATTATATgagattacttcccaagcaaagtcaCATTTCTTTGACTCCTCAACTTTAGGTCGTAGCTCAACTTCTGAATGTCAGAGAAACAATCCAAAGATATTCCTATGTGCATCAGGGCTGCGTCTTCCTCTGGCATATTACCTCGTTTCTAGCCTAAAGCTTTGCGGATGTATGTGCTGTTTTAGATCGGTATAAACAACTGAATATTAACTTTTTTTCGCCCCTCAAATCAAGAAAGGTCCCATACCCCCCCACGAAAAGTTGTCTCCCACTATGAGGGTTGTGCCCCCTTGGCTGGGAATCCTTGCAGTACAGCAACCCACCTGAGGTGAAGAGTACAATCTTAATATGAATAACATTAATATGAACTGAATGACAACGCTATCTTTGTTTTCCTTGATTTAAACTGACTGACCTTTGGCCTCAAACTCTTTGACCACGGCGATCATTTTCTCCTGATAGAAGGACTCTCCTCTCTCGATGATCTGGATGTCCAGACAGTTGTAGACCTTCTGGAATTCTACAAGACAAAAAGACAAGAGTTGGATCTGTGTTGTGGTTCAGTAGAAACACTAGGGGGAAATCAACACCAACTACGTCGTATGTCTTTGGATGAGACATGAGAAAGTAAAGTCACTCGTTGAGGAAATGGAGGAGAAAGAAAAGGATGGAGGAACCCAAATGCCCTTCCTCAGCTGGGTCTCAGTGGGGACAAGACTGCTGGCTAATGAAGGCATTGagtgtgtctctccctccattcatcccgctctccctccctgtctgccaCATGAAGCTTTAAATCCTCCCAGAGATCACACAATTTGGAGCGCTGTGACAACTCAGGCCTGTCATGCCCTTATCATACAtgcgttctcacacacacacaaaaaaaacaatgaaACCGAACTGACAATAGAGTAGTCACCATGAACTCACCACCCCATGTGAACCCCCATTTTGACAATGTAAATAACTCCAAAATGGCAAATGCCACaactttatctgtctgtctgaatgtgaCCTTTCATTAAAAGCTGAACTACTGTACGAGGCCTATATTTTTGTGAATTTACTTCTGATAATGTCATCTTTAGGACTCTAGTTACTTTCGACTAATAATTATTGGCATTAGGTCCAACTAACCCTTGAACAAAACGTAGCCTTCACTATAATTTCTAACTTTCAGCACCCCTTCATCTATCCATTCATCGCACCCACCATTCCTGGAAACGTCACAGATGAGGTTCCATCCTTTGATGAAGGCTGGGTCTTTGCTCTGCAGCTTGACCACACACTGGTAGGCCCTCTTCTTAAAGTCTTCCTCCTCGTCAAAACGCTTCTTAGACtcctggcacagacagacagggaggaatcacTCATATCATCAGGGGAGACAATAGGTAACATATTTGATGACAGTTAGTGAGGAACAGTATGTAATGTATGCCAAGGACAGTCTACACAACTCAACATTTGGCCAGACGAAAGGACATGCCATTTCTGATGTCATTCCCttcaagttttttttaaaccCACCACCTTAATCTGTAGTGGTCAACTTTATTCCATGTTTTTAATATTTTGTATTTTGGGTGGACTCACTTTGTAGAATGCCTGCAGATCTCCAATGGGAGGGGACACGGTCAGGTAGTTTGGGAACTTGTCCTGCAGGTGAGCGATGAGCATGCCAAACTGGGTGCCCCAGTCCCCCACATGATTCAGCCTAGggaacacaacacaaacacatgcagTGACGACATGgtaaacaaacacaaaataacacaaaataacaggatatacagtgaggcaaaaaagtatttcgtcagccaccaattgtgcacgttctcccacttaaaaagatgaggcctgtaattttcatcataggtacacttcaaatatgacagaaaaaataagaaaaaaatccagaaaatcccattgtaggatttttaatgaatttgcaaattatggtggaatataagtatttttttctcattttgtctgtcatatttgaggtgtacctatgatgaaaattataggcctctctcatctttttaagtgggagaacgtgcacaattggtggctgaaaaaacatttttttcccccCACTGTACTGCAGGGCAGGGAGTCAAATAAACTAACTGAAATGTAGGGGTTGCTCTGCCTCTGTTGGTATTCATTTGGCTGAGTCATGGTATATTAGTGACTGACAACTGTTACAGCTGTTTGATAAGGCAACACAGAAACTCTTCATACATTCATAGGTTATTATTGTTTACTAcattttaagtaaatacctggtCATTTCTGTATCATAAAGTGATACCAGTACACTTCAAAAAAAGATTAACTGAATTTATATGTCTGTCACATTTTGACTGATTTACTGACCTCAACACGTCGTAGCCTAGGAACTCAAACAGGCGACACATGCTGTCCCCGATGATGGTGGAGCGCAGGTGACCTACGTGCATCTCCTTGGCAATGTTTGGAGATGAGAAATCCACAACCACCTaggaaacacacacatccacataaGATTCATCCAATAGTTTATGGGACATATCAGATTCAACCACATTTAAAACTGGAAAAGGGCACTGGTTGGGTCCATAAAAGCAGGATATTAGCCTACCTTCTTCTTGATCTCTAAGGGAGGAGGTTGGACACCGTTGAGTAGCATGTTGGTCAGCAGTTTGGACACAAATGATCTCTTAAGGTGAACATTGATGAACCCTGAGAGCACAAAAAGCTATGTAACACAAGAGACAGAAGGAGCCAGATGTTTCACCAAGATTGATCACATTTAAAGTGCGGGACAAGAGAATGATTTATGGGACATCCGCGAGAGAGTGTAGCCTATATGAATTAAATAAATAGgcaaccccctccccccaaaagaAGAATCCTCTTCCCGCTCATGGTGTAGTGCTAACTTTTTAGGTGCCAGAGCGCAATAAAATTGTAAATTTCTCAAAGTCAGTACCAGTTGTGATATGGCATATTGAACATCAGAATTTACAGTATCAGTAGAAACCAAAAAGTCACGCCAATGACGTGACAATGTGGGAGGACGTGCTCTGCGTTTCATATAAAACTACGTCAGACCGCACACTGCCTCTTATTTCTTCTCACAAAGTTGACTGCTCCGCGGCTCCCGTTTTTCAGATCGCATCTTCCCAAGTCCCGGTAGGGTGAGCTAAACTCTGAGTTGTGTTTACTGTCAGTCTGTCACCAACAGACTGTGACCTGTGGGTCAGAGTCTGAAATTCACCCTCCAAGACTGTGTGACAGCTCTTCCCTACCTATCCCTTTTATCAGAGGATATCGGGCTTCCATGTCTTATGCTCACCAGCTAGTGTGTGTTGGCCACGGTACTCCTGTGCTAACCTTGTCAAGATATCCTCCACTGCTGTGCTTGTTTTCGAGGCCACCAGGCACTAGTCATCCCTTGACTATATAAAACTTGAGCGGGTCAATCCCCTAGATAACCACATCTAGGAAGATTGTTAGCCTAGCCAGCTATACAATGTGAATTCGGATTGCTTCCCCCTGTATTCCCTATCCATTGGTATTACTAGCATGCTACAAGCTAGCTAGTTTACCCACTCCACCTAGTTGCCAATGTGTTGTCAGCATGGCTTACCAAATGACGGGCATTTGTGCGTGTTTTGTATGCTCCAGCCCTGTGGTAATAGCTCTAAAATGATTTTGTATGTGCTGTACAGCTCCCGACACATTATTGTAGCCCTCTACCCTTACTGTGTATTGTGGTAACTGTTGTATACAGTCTCCAGTCATCATTATATTAGTTAATTGACGAATCAGTGTACTGCATAAGAAATGTTATTTATATTTTAGCATTTATTTTCTTCACGAGAGAACACCGCATCACCTTGATGCTGTTCAGCTCCTCTTGTGGAGATGAACTACAAGTAGAAGATTTGGTTTTCACAGATAATTTTGTTGTTCGCCAGGACCCACCTAGGGCCACCAAAAGAGGGAAAGCCCACAAAACCGATGGAGCCCCCCAGTAAAAGGTCAATTCCTTATCGTCTGAGATAGGGGGCTTGAAGGAATGCAAATGCATAGCTGCGCTGTGTCGGGACCCTCTAGCACACCCTCCACTCGGGCATCCAACTGGCACTTTAGTGACCAGGAAGACAACACACCCAATATGGTGAAGGAGGTGCCAACCACTGTTGTGGATCCATTCAGTCTCAACGCTAAAGATGGGTCAGAGGAGTCATTCTGAGGCTCTGAAGAAAGCTCTGCCTCACTACGTGCGGTCCTGCACGCGGCCTTAGCTAGGCTAGAGCGTGATAATCCTCAAGCCAGAGCCCCTGCAGCTAATCCAttttttaacttcttggtgacagggggcagtattttcacatccggatgaaatgcatgtccaaattcaactgcctgttactcatccccagaagataagatatgcatattattagtatattagaaaacactgaagtttctaaaactgtttgaatcatgtctgtgagtataacagaacttatttagcaggcgaaacccagaggacaaaccattcagttttttttttaggtcactctTTTTAAAAtcggttttcattgggaatccaggtttctaagggaccttcttgcagttcctattgcttccactggatgtcaacagtctttaaaaattgtttgaggttattcctttgtgtaatgaagaagtacggccatcttgaacgcgggtcacttgaagtgtactgttagaggcgcgtgaccagaaagttTGTTTGTGCACCGTCTAGCCAtgctcccaagtacttgtatgtactcaagctctaaaccctcagaggttgTAGTAACACCTGCAGGAAGAcaggcattcttcttaccaaaccacatgatctttgttcagaacaaggtcaagggtagagaaagcttgttggacactaaaaaAAGCTTTGTTGTATAGCATTTAACACAACATCTGgtgaggggccagctgagtataagactatcatctgcatatgAAAATGgatgagagcttcctactgcatgagctatgttgttgatgtaaatcgagaagagcgtggggcctaggatagagccttggggtactcccttagTGACAGGCAGTGACTGAGACAGCAGATTCTGACTTTATGCACTGAAATCTTTGAGAgcggtagttagcaaaccaggccaaagaccctcAGAGACAATAATACTCCATAGCcgtggatgtgtcactgcaacattaaaggtcctcaattatgttgcccttgattctaagcaatatggTGCTGCTacttttattgacttggccaaagtttttgatacggtagaccattccattcttgtgggcccaTAACCTGagaggaaaccagattgcatacccgagAGAATACTAGACATCAAGAAagtttccaacacttttgataaacatggcaaaatagaaataggcctagaacagttaggatcagcttgatctctctctttaaataaaggacaaacggtggctgccttccaagcaatatgaacctccccagaaaggagagacaggttaaaaaggttggagatAGGCTTAGCGATGAttggggcagcaaccttaaagaagggTCTAAAACCATCGGACCCTGACGtttttttgggggtcaagtttaaggagctcctttagcacctcggattcagtgactgcctgcagggataAACTTCGTAGCGTGGGAggggaaaaacatcagggatagTTGCATTAGAAATgctggacgggcaaggaggcatggctgagtcaaataggaatcctgacttaataaagtggtgattaaagagctcagccatgtgcttcttgtcagcaacaaccacatcaacattaagggacatggggaaagagagcgagagagagacgagcctatcaccaaatgcaattcttgaggtggggTAACTCTAAGATCACAGTCAAACTAGGGGCTTCTTTATGGGGGTGTGTTTATTTATAACAATACCACTGAGAATattaaaaaagaaggtccaagtgtcttcgacagaggagatcaagctgattctataccattttacagaggccagttcatgaaggaaggcttggtCATTgaagttttttagcaagcgtctatgacacatcaggacaggtcgtttcacatgagcagccattacgaacacat
Above is a genomic segment from Oncorhynchus masou masou isolate Uvic2021 chromosome 12, UVic_Omas_1.1, whole genome shotgun sequence containing:
- the LOC135550723 gene encoding arginine--tRNA ligase, cytoplasmic-like, which translates into the protein MGDPVAEYSSRLQQQEQEIHSLTAEIESLKNPQSLGLSSDLDGLREENAKLKYRLNILKRSLQEERSQCSKTMMNINQRLQEIFGEAIREAWPDLENPPLAVTPNQQAKFGDYQCNSAMAMAQMMKSKGLKVNPREIAEKIQQNIPDNELIEKTEIAGPGFINVHLKRSFVSKLLTNMLLNGVQPPPLEIKKKVVVDFSSPNIAKEMHVGHLRSTIIGDSMCRLFEFLGYDVLRLNHVGDWGTQFGMLIAHLQDKFPNYLTVSPPIGDLQAFYKESKKRFDEEEDFKKRAYQCVVKLQSKDPAFIKGWNLICDVSRNEFQKVYNCLDIQIIERGESFYQEKMIAVVKEFEAKGLVEMDEGRKIVFAPGQQIPLTVVKSDGGYTYDTSDLAALRQRLFDEKADIIIYVTDSGQGTHFQVVFAAAQMIGWYDPKVTRVEHAGFGVVLGEDKKKFKTRSGDTVRLMDLLDEGLKRSMDKLKEKDRDKVLSTEELTKAQHSVAFGCIKYADLSHNRINDYVFSFDKMLDDRGNTAAYLLYAFTRIRSIARLANIDEVALRKAAETTDVLLQHDKEWKLGKCLIRFPEILQKILDDLLLHTLCDYLYELATTFTEFYDSCYCIEKDRQTGEVVKVNMWRMLLCDATAAIMAKGFDILGINPVSRM